In Choloepus didactylus isolate mChoDid1 chromosome X, mChoDid1.pri, whole genome shotgun sequence, a genomic segment contains:
- the LOC119522793 gene encoding serine/threonine-protein kinase RIO3-like → MDLVGVASPEPGPAAAWGPSKCPWATPQNTISCSLADVMSEQLAKELQLEEEAAAFPEVAVAEGPFITGENIDTSSDLMLAQMLQMEFDREYDAQLRREEKKFNGDSKVSISFENYRKVHPYEDSDSSEDEVDWQDTRDDPYIPAKPVPTPKKGFIGKGKDITTKHDEIVCGRKNTARMENFAPGFQVGDGIGMDLKLSNHVFNALKQHAYSEERRSAHLHEKKEHSTAEKAVDPKTRLLMYKMINSGMLETITGCISTGKESVVFHAYGGSMEDAKEDSEVIPTECAIKVFKTTLNEFKNRDKYIKDDFRFKDRFSKLNPRKIIRMWAEKEMHNLTRMQRAGIPCPTVVMLKKHILVMSFIGHDQVPAPKLKEVKLSSEEMKEAYYQTLHMMQQLYNECTLVHADLSEYNMLWHAGKVWLIDVSQSVEPTHPHGLEFLFRDCRNVSQFFQKGGVKEALGERELFNAVSGLNISADNEADFLAEIEALEKMNEDHVQKNGRKAASFLKDDGGPPVLYNE, encoded by the coding sequence ATGGATCTGGTCGGAGTGGCATCACCTGAGCCCGGGCCCGCAGCGGCCTGGGGACCCAGCAAGTGTCCATGGGCTACCCCTCAAAATACAATATCTTGTTCCTTGGCTGATGTAATGAGTGAACAGTTGGCTAAAGAATTGCAATTAGAAGAAGAAGCTGCTGCTTTTCCTGAAGTTGCTGTTGCTGAAGGACCATTTATTACTGGAGAAAACATTGACACCTCCAGCGACCTAATGCTGGCTCAGATGCTACAGATGGAATTTGACAGAGAATATGATGCACAGCTTAGgcgtgaagaaaaaaaattcaatggagATAGCAAAGTTTccatttcctttgaaaattatCGAAAAGTGCATCCTTATGAAGACAGTGATAGCTCTGAAGATGAGGTTGACTGGCAGGATACTCGTGACGATCCCTATATCCCAGCAAAACCAGTTCCTACTCCCAAAAAGGGTTTtattggaaaaggaaaagacatcacCACCAAACATGATGAAATAGTATGTGGGAGAAAGAATACAGCAAGAATGGAAAATTTTGCACCTGGGTTTCAGGTAGGAGATGGAATTGGAATGGATTTAAAACTATCAAACCATGTTTTCAATGCTTTAAAACAACATGCCTATTCAGAAGAACGTCGAAGTGCCCACCTCCATGAGAAAAAGGAGCATTCTACCGCAGAAAAAGCAGTTGATCCTAAGACCCGTTTACTTATGTATAAAATGATCAACTCTGGAATGTTGGAGACAATCACTGGCTGTATTAGTACAGGAAAGGAATCTGTTGTCTTTCATGCATATGGAGGGAGCATGGAGGATGCAAAGGAAGATAGTGAAGTTATACCTACAGAATGTGCCATCAAAGTGTTTAAGACAACTCTTAATGAGTTTAAGAATCGTGACAAATATATTAAAGATGATTTCAGGTTTAAAGATCGCTTCAGCAAATTAAATCCGCGTAAGATCATCCGCATGTgggcagaaaaagaaatgcacaaTCTCACAAGAATGCAGAGAGCTGGAATTCCTTGCCCAACAGTTGTAATGCTCAAGAAACACATTTTAGTTATGTCTTTTATTGGCCATGATCAAGTTCCAGCCCCTAagttaaaagaagtaaaactcagtagtgaagaaatgaaagaagcctACTATCAAACTCTTCATATGATGCAGCAGTTATATAATGAATGTACGCTTGTGCATGCTGACCTCAGTGAGTATAACATGCTCTGGCATGCTGGAAAGGTCTGGTTGATTGATGTCAGTCAGTCTGTAGAACCAACGCATCCCCATGGCCTGGAGTTCTTATTCCGAGACTGTAGGAATGTCTCACAGTTTTTTCAGAAAGGAGGAGTGAAGGAAGCCCTTGGTGAAAGAGAACTCTTCAATGCTGTTTCAGGCTTAAACATCTCAGCAGATAATGAAGCTGATTTCTTAGCTGAAATAGAAGCTttggagaaaatga